The following are from one region of the Ictalurus furcatus strain D&B chromosome 11, Billie_1.0, whole genome shotgun sequence genome:
- the vhl gene encoding von Hippel-Lindau disease tumor suppressor has product MPQPPEAGERQQQLPLVRSLNTRLPAHVLFCNRSPRTVKLLWINFQGQPESYGELKPQTGRRMNTFVGHPWMFRDAETDDPMFVNNKEMYLPNALENGQVSVVNITLPVFSLRERCLQVVRKLVRIEDFSRLEIARSLQEDLSQKPSIHSDLQRMNQRVEQRLLQNREEQNT; this is encoded by the exons ATGCCTCAGCCACCGGAGGCCGGGGAGCGGCAGCAGCAGCTCCCTCTGGTCCGCTCGCTGAACACTCGGCTCCCGGCTCATGTGCTGTTCTGTAACCGCAGTCCCCGCACCGTCAAGCTGCTGTGGATTAATTTCCAGGGACAGCCGGAGTCTTACGGCGAGCTGAAGCCGCAGACCGGGAGGAGGATGAACACTTTTGTGG GGCACCCGTGGATGTTTCGTGATGCTGAGACTGATGACCCAATGTTTGTGAATAATAAAGAGATGTACTTGCCCAATGCGCTGGAAAATGGCCAAGTATCTGTGGTCAACATCACACTACCAG tgttttccCTGAGGGAGCGGTGTCTGCAGGTGGTGAGGAAGCTAGTGCGTATTGAAGATTTCTCCCGGTTAGAAATCGCTCGGAGTCTTCAGGAAGATCTCTCTCAGAAGCCGAGCATCCACTCAGACCTGCAGCGCATGAACCAGAGAGTGGAGCAGAGACTGCTGCAGAACAGAGAGGAACAAAACACCTGA
- the ghrl gene encoding ghrelin/obestatin prepropeptide, producing MLLVFCPVLLQILREREREREREREREMLTMLGHGRVGHMMLLLCAFSLWAETVMCGSSFLSPTQKPQNRGDRKPPRVGRRTAAELEAPLPSEEKIMVSAPFQLAVSLSDTEYEDYGPVLQRMLLDVLGDPPTLDGAN from the exons atGCTGCTGGTTTTCTGCCCAGTTTTACTCCagatcctgagagagagagagagagagagagagagagagagagagagagagatgctcaCCATGCTGGGTCACGGTCGTGTCGGTCACATGATGTTGCTCCTCTGCGCTTTTTCTTTGTGGGCTGAAACTGTGATGTGTGGCTCCAGCTTCCTCAGTCCAACCCAAAAAccacag aatcGTGGAGACCGAAAGCCACCTCGGGTGGGACGGAGGACTGCAGCTGAACTCGAGGCTCCTCTTCCTTCCGAGGAGAAGATCATG GTGAGCGCACCGTTCCAGCTGGCCGTGTCTCTCAGTGACACAGAATACGAGGATTATGGTCCTGTGCTACAGAGGATGTTACTGGATGTCCTGGGTGATCCGCCTACTTTGG atggAGCCAACTAA
- the ccdc174 gene encoding coiled-coil domain-containing protein 174, translating into MDKKKKQYNVTASSLVDLKAELYRKQEAFKQDKLAQDAGTASKSHNHTKKPSVWSKQNQGVTARAQKDVEKTAEEEQSLDRSRQKLEEKARLYEQMTKGDFPDEETESLYLVDFTQKIIEQKRAAQSREDEAGDRDGEGSETRVPVPPPQSADEEWVDYVDALGRSRKCLRKDLHQFQKMDQDLHSKRVVGADRTLLSEDMRREMQREQWEREEEEQMKRPVGPVHYEDIRDGEARDLGVGYYAFSQEEDQRKKQRETLDMLRDQTAEQRTKREHLKERRKALLEARLAKVRMRKTKKSKMDPGAEDEEEAPVPDGAVKEGEDDPEDVIGPPPAPEAAAKKVEVEIQERKDSRPGVPHVREWDRGKEFTWGQWTTQRRDERDSDFAPPSSYFLDERRAGRGRSTQEARGKGKPGFKRSEAHGGWDQDGTERRAQNTHASFTDQSSFSQPQQTSQAHSAQTHDLDALLSFYKNSV; encoded by the exons ATGgataagaagaaaaaacaatataatGTCACAGCTTCATCG CTGGTTGATTTGAAAGCAGAGCTTTATAGGAAACAGGAGGCGTTCAAGCAGGACAAACTTGCTCAGGATGCAGGGACTGCATCCAAATCACACAACCATACAAAG AAACCCAGTGTATGGAGTAAACAGAACCAAGGAGTGACTGCACGTGCTCAGAAGGATGTGGAGAAAACGGCAGAGGAGGAACAAAGCCTGGACAGATCGAG GCAGAAGCTGGAGGAGAAAGCACGCCTCTATGAGCAGATGACTAAAGGGGATTTTCCAG ACGAGGAGACGGAGAGTCTGTACCTGGTGGATTTCACACAGAAGATAATCGAGCAGAAGAgagcagcacagagcagagaggATGAAGCaggagacagagatggagaaggaTCGGAGACGCGCGTCCCCGTCCCTCCCCCACAGAGTGCTGACGAGGAATG ggtggACTATGTTGATGCGCTGGGTCGATCAAGAAAGTGTTTAAGAAAAGATTTACATCAGTTTCAGAAAATGGACCAAGATTTACACAGCAAGCG AGTGGTCGGAGCTGATAGGACGCTGTTGTCTGAAGACATGAGgcgagagatgcagagagagcaGTGGGAGCGGGAGGAAGAAGAGCAGATGAAGAGACCCGTAGGACCCGTTCACTATGAAGACATCCGAGATGGAG agGCCAGAGATCTGGGTGTTGGGTATTACGCTTTTTCTCAAGAGGAAGACCAGCGCAAGAAGCAAAGGGAAACTCTGGATATGCTGAGAGACCAG ACCGCTGAGCAACGCACCAAGCGAGAGCATCTGAAGGAGAGACGGAAAGCTCTGCTCGAGGCTCGACTGGCTAAAGTGAGAATGAGGAAGACGAAGAAAAGCAAGATGGATCCCGGAGCCGAGGACGAGGAAGAAG CTCCTGTGCCTGATGGAGCGGTTAAAGAAGGCGAGGACGATCCCGAGGATGTGATCGGACCTCCACCTGCTCCTGAAGCTGCCGCCAAAAAGGTGGAGGTTGAAATTCAGGAGAGAAAAGACTCGAGACCGGGAGTGCCGCATgtgagagagtgggacagaggaAAAG AGTTCACATGGGGTCAGTGGACGACTCAGAGACGGGACGAGAGGGATTCGGATTTTGCCCCGCCCTCGTCTTACTTCCTGGATGAGAGACGAGCCGGTCGAGGCAGGTCGACGCAGGAAGCGCGGGGCAAAGGGAAACCCGGTTTCAAACGGTCTGAGGCGCACGGGGGATGGGATCAGGATGGCACGGAAAGACGAGCTCAAAACACGCACGCATCTTTTACAGACCAGAGCTCGTTCTCACAGCCTCAGCAAACGTCACAAGCACATTCGGCACAGACACACGATCTGGACGCCCTTTTATCCTTCTATAAAAACTCTGTTTGA